AGGCTCCTGATCAATATGGCTTTCAAACTCAGGTCTTTTTTATGCTGAGCCGCTATCGACAACAACAAGAACTACACCAGATGGATTTGTTTGAAGAAGCTGTGGTCAGCAATTTTATTTTTGAAAAAGATCGCATCTACGCCAATGTGACACTCAATGATACGGAATTTGCCCTCTATGAACGGCTGTCCGAAACATTGAGCGAAAAACTTCCCCGTCCAGATCTGGTGATTTATTTGCAAACCACAGTCAATCATCTGATGCGGGGTATAAGACTCCATGAACGCGGATATGAAAGAGAGATAACAAAAGCATACGTCTCGAAGTTACTGGAAGCTTATAACCAGTTTTTCTTTCATTATTCGGTAACACCGCTACTCGCAGTTAATGTATCGGAGATCGATTTTGAAAACCGCCCAGAACACCTGGAGGATTTACTGGCACAAATTACATCGCCTCCATCTGGAACCCGTTATTATCGACCAGCGCATATGGAAACTGACAACACGAGGCGGACCTGACTTATGGGATCGCGGATACAACCAGAAACCCTCTCGCTGATGAAACAACGAGGCGAACCCATTGCGATGTTGACCTGTTACGATCATCCAACGGCTGTTTTTCAGGATGCTGCGGGTGTCGATGTCATCTTTGTGGGAGACTCGGTTGGCGTCAATGTGTTGGGGTATAAAAGCCCTCAGCAGGTGACAATGGATGATATGCTCCACCACACGCGCGCGGTGCGGCGCGGAGTAGTGAGTGCCCTGTTGATGGCAGATTTGCCCTATCGAGCTTACGAAACGCCAGAGCAAGCATTAGAAAATGCGCGACAATTGGTTTCTGCTGGCACCGAAGTGGTTAAACTCGAAGGAGGGCGCAATATAACGACCCAGGTCGAGGCACTCGTCGCCGAGGGCATTCCCGTGGTTGGGCATGTGGGCTACACGCCCCAAACGCGCACGGGTAAGCGTCCCGTGTTTGGAGACCGCGCCGAAGAAGCACTCGACGTCTTAAAAGATGCCGATGCACTGGCCTCTGCCGGTGCCCTTGCCGTAGTTTTAGAATGTGTGCCCGAGCGCATTGCCGAAGTCGTGACCAAACGGATGTCCATGCCAACCATCGGAATTGGTGCCGGACGCGTATGTGATGGACAGGTGCTGGTTGCACACGATATGCTGGGCGTTTACAAAAGCCATTATCGGTTTGTCAAAACATACACAGATCTCAAAAGTGTAATGCATCGAGCATTTGCAGAATATGTCGCAGATATCAAGGCACACCGATTCCCAGAAGACAGACACCGTTTTAAGATAAAGAGCGCAGAATTGCGTCGATTTAGAGCGCGAATAGACGAATAGACGAACCCCGCCCTACCACCCAGAGCATGTGCTGACATGATATAAGTCAGTATCGTTACAAACTCCGCCGTTGATTCGTTGATTCGTTGATTCGCTGATTCGTTGATTCGTTGATTCGTTATGGCCATAAAAATTATCAAAACCGTCCGCGATATGCACCGCGCAGCGGACCGTATCCGGCAGGCGGGCCTGCGCATCGGGCTTGTACCCACAATGGGATATCTACACGAAGGCCAT
This region of Gemmatimonadota bacterium genomic DNA includes:
- a CDS encoding deoxynucleoside kinase, with the protein product MRYIAIEGVTGVGKRRLARLLRRRLNARLMLEEPEENPFLPLFYEAPDQYGFQTQVFFMLSRYRQQQELHQMDLFEEAVVSNFIFEKDRIYANVTLNDTEFALYERLSETLSEKLPRPDLVIYLQTTVNHLMRGIRLHERGYEREITKAYVSKLLEAYNQFFFHYSVTPLLAVNVSEIDFENRPEHLEDLLAQITSPPSGTRYYRPAHMETDNTRRT
- the panB gene encoding 3-methyl-2-oxobutanoate hydroxymethyltransferase — translated: MGSRIQPETLSLMKQRGEPIAMLTCYDHPTAVFQDAAGVDVIFVGDSVGVNVLGYKSPQQVTMDDMLHHTRAVRRGVVSALLMADLPYRAYETPEQALENARQLVSAGTEVVKLEGGRNITTQVEALVAEGIPVVGHVGYTPQTRTGKRPVFGDRAEEALDVLKDADALASAGALAVVLECVPERIAEVVTKRMSMPTIGIGAGRVCDGQVLVAHDMLGVYKSHYRFVKTYTDLKSVMHRAFAEYVADIKAHRFPEDRHRFKIKSAELRRFRARIDE